The DNA window AACGAGAGAGACCCGACATTTTTTTGTGATAAGTCAAACACTCCAAATATTGATTCATAAATAACTCCCTGTTGATATGCGGAGGATGTTTCGACGGTGTAATTTACCAAGATTCGCAAGATTATAAACTTGGATAAGGGTTTCATTTTTGTTATATCCTTTTAAAATTGTAAAGTGAGGTCAATTGTGGGTCCAATTAAAACTTAATTGAGCAACTACCATTGGTCTATAGATGAATAAGAATGCTTACATCTCATGTGACAATTTAGGTCACAAATAAAAAAGCCATGTAACTCTGTTGGAAATTCCATCTTCATCGTGGTCCACCTCTAGTTGCCTAATTGTGGCATTTGGGTTGCCTTCATTGCAGCCTCCAGCATCTTCATTTTCGGTGGTTTGAAGGGGTGACTTTAGTCCCACATTACTTAGATATATGGTATGTGTAGTGTTTATAAAGCCTGGGTAACCCTTACCTAACCTTACTAACCGATTTTGTAGGAATGAGTTAAGGCCAACCCAAATTCTAAGAAACTCAAATAAGATCCTTGCATCGGAGATGTCCCAAGTGATTATGAGTAAAAAAAAATAGCAAGGAAGTAAAGTTAAATGGAATCATTCAAAAAATGACAATCATACCTAGTGGCGCCAAAAACTGTTAgactatttatattattatagtaAGTGGTAGTTATTATTATATCCCTGCATCTGATGTCCCTATACATACACACTGATGTCCCTACACAAATACGAAATGAGCTGGCTTAACGagacaattattattatattattaggaGCACTCATTATTATAAGGGGCAGTTATGTTTTACTAATTCTGCGTGTTCATTTTtagaataaataggggaagataGAGGAAAGTTGATTGTCATGGAATTTGACTAGAAATAAGCCATTTTGGCATTAGGGGAGGTGCAGTCCCTCGAAGTTCTACAAAATTATTCTGTAATTCAAAGGGATTTTCCATATTTCTTTTCTATATTAGCTGGTTCTATCATAAGCACAACTCATGAAGTTTAGCTAGTCATGGGTTTAAACATAATaacaatcaaagaaaatataTTACACACGATAGGTAATAATTGAATCTTCAAACTTTTAATCCCTAGGTTGAATCTTTAATTTCTTAACCTTTCAAATGGTCTAGCAGTAATCTTCAAATCCCAATAATGTTGGAACCCTAAGAAATTCTTGCAAAAGTCCTCCAACACTGTCTGAAAATCGACGTTGTCGCCAGGCGATGAAGAGCAAGAATCAGTGTTTCCTTCAGAGTTGGCTTGTTTGACGAATTTGTCCCGTAACAAGATGAGATTCGATAATATGCGGTGTCTTCAGCAACATTGGCGAGCTAGTCTCATCGCCAGGCAAGATTTAGACAGAATTTTGTGCATTCAGAAGGCGAGATTTGACATAATAGGTCCACCATTGCACTAGCTTGCCAAGCAAGCCAAGCTTCTTTGCCAGGCGAGACTAAAGTGAAAACTTTAAATTAGACTCTTCTATCATCAGGTTGTGCAGTAATCATTCTGTAACTTCTGTAGTAAAGTTTCACTTCTCATAATCAACCTGTTTGGTTGAACACAAGAAATAAAACAACACTACAAGAATAGATTGAAGCCAATTCAATCTGGACTCTACTTTGGAATAAGTCTTACTGCATAGATTGAAATAGTCTTGATTCTAAACTGTGGAATTCTTGTTTAGCATTTATTTAGTAAAACAAAAATACTAAATATAAATTTCTTTGTTTCTGTAACATTAACATGAATAGGTATTGCAATAATCATCATTAATATTATCATCATTTCATCTCACATTGACCTGTTAAGTCATTTATTTTTAACATTAGTTCAGTTGATCACAGGTAAACAAGTGGGGCAATGTTATTTACGACGAGTTTGTACGGCCTATGGAGCGGATTGTTGACTACCGTACTAACATTAGTGGCATAAGACCTAAAGATCTGAAAAAAGGTTCACTTAATACAATTTTGtctatattctgaatttttaAATTATAGTTGAATTAAAGGCATTCAACATAAAATTTTAACGATATAAGGTAGTTGGAATTTCAATTTAGGTTTAAAACTAGCTGAAATAGCTTAAGGTTACTAAAAGGATCAGTATTTTTTCTAATCATTTATATGATTTGCTTTACGATTCATATGTACACTGACTAGTAAACTTATTGTTAAATGAATTTTGTAGCAAAGGATTTTTCTACTGCTCAGAAGAAAGTGGCAGAGTTAATCCACGGAAGGATCCTTGTAGGCCATGCCTTGTCCAACGATCTTAAGGTCGCTTTTAGTGGCTTATTCTCTTTCTTTTCCTATAGATTTATATGTATAGTTGACCCGTCTGTAATCTGCGAACCTATCACTGTTCAATTACAGGCATTGTTATTAAGTCATCCCAAAAAGGATATAAGAGATACATCCGAGTACCCACCGTTTCTAAGGTATTGTCAATTTGCTGTCTTTCTAGTATTTTGCTTTGTACTTGTTTATGCTCAATGTTCCTGTTATATATTCTGATAAACATGCTGTTGGATTTAACCAGGCCAAGTGGTAGAGTAGCATTGCGACATCTAGCTTCAGAACATCTTGGTGCTAAGATTCAAACAGGAGAGCACTGCCCGGTTAGTCTATTCAGCTTTTCGATTATCCTTCTTTTATGCAATCACTTCAAAGGTATAATATAACCATAATTATGTTGGATAAATGGCAATTGTGTTTCACTAGTTTTAAGAAATTGAAGTTGCCACAAACAAATGAGTTTGGTTTTATATGCAAAGTTGACAAAAAAAGAGATATGATACTGCAGGCTTCAATTTTGTATCGAATCAAGATACAAGTTGCATGTATTGTAAGATGTTGATAGCCACCATGCTTGTTTCAGGTGGATGATGCCCGCGCCGCTATGATGCTTTACCAAAGAAATAGAAGAGAATGGGAGAAGAGCTTAAAAGGCAACTTTCGGAAgcaaaagaaaaggaagaagaataaaGATGCCAAAGAATGAAGATATGTGTTTCTTCAAATGCCAACCATGCTTGAATCGTATCATAGCATAGCATTGGcttccatttattcaaaaaacATTATTGTCAGGGACCCTCTTCTTCAATGGTTATTGTATTACTTAGATTGAAACTCAAGTTAGAAGGTCGGAAAACAATAGTTTTGAGAGTTACTATAAGATCAATTTTGTATTTGCAGGTAATGATGGATTCACTTATAAATAGATCGGATTTGACttagggaaaaatgtgaagttaACGGTCATTTAGAAACTGTAAACACCATAAACTAGTCATTGAGAAGATCATTTTGGTCACTGTAAACACCACAAACTTGTCATTGAGAAAGATCAATGTAATCCATGTTAGTAGTTTGAGTATTAGAATAGATTTTTATTTAGCAACTACTTCCAAAGCAAAACAAAATATTCCTGAAGGTGAGAATTGCAAAATGTCCGTTTTTTGTTATTCAAACCTGCAATGAAGGATCATCCTAGATTCCACTTCCCTTTCTTCTAGCTACTCTCAGctcctttctcctctttgaaGCCTGCTGATCCTTCCTTTCTTCCACTGTGTGTGCTCCTGTTTGTAGGTGTTTCACCTTCTTCAGCCCTCCCCCTCGGCACTCTGAACTatggaaaaacaaaaaatatccTTAACTGAATCTTTCATAAACAATATCCTTAACCAAATCTTCCAAAGATCTACATTCAATCTTGATGCTAAAAAACATTATCCGAAAGGgtcaattggactatcttggtcTACGTTGTTTTAATGAtgtatttttcttataaaaaccaAAATATTCCATTTGTTCCAAAATATATAAGaggaaaaaaaagtatttttcttgttccaaaatatatgaaaaaaaattaactttcatCTTTTTCAAGGTAAAATTAAATGTTATTTGGATTTACCACCTCTTGTCAAGCCTATAGGGATCAAATGTTTATAAATCAAGCACAAAGCTGATGGGTCTATAGAAAGACACAATGCTAAACTGATTGCAAAAAGGTATATCTAAGTTAAAGGTTTAGacttttttttgatattttctcaCCAGTGGCAAAGTTGTCTACTGTCAGAATATTACTCGCAACAATATTCACAACTTGATGTAAATAATACAATTTTATATGAAGATTTAGAAGATGTTTATATGTTTGTACCACAAGGATTTTATGTGCCAAACCAAACCAAGTATGCAAGTTAGTAAAGAGCTTGTATAGATTTTGAATTCTAATCATAATCTCACTGTTTTCTATATTATGACCAATGCTAATTGTAATAATTAGAGGGATAGGAAtgactagagctgtcaaaatgggctagttCATATGGACTGGTCCGTCATGCTCGAAAAATTATAGGACTTTAGTCTTAAAATTAGAGTCCATATTTTTCAGGACTTTTATAGTCTAACcctgaaaagcccgctacccTTTAGACCGTGGATAGTCCATTAGACAtgcataaatttttaaaaaaatatatattaatatttatactgtcttactccaaaataacacattgatttttctcacctcactaaattttagctctattctattcaatctttctcttttaaatattatacattaatataatcaatattatttcatcgtattatattagtttctCTCTTATGTtgaatattcaagtattattttatacaatttagacatatattgtatttagaaacacattatagtatttataagagataatataatactttaaaatgtactatatttaaaataatataatttttaactttattttaattttttaaactaaaaaagcCTATTTAGGGTTGGGTTGCCCAAACCCCATTTAGGACCGGATTCGGGTAGTaattctcgagcccatattacatCGGGCCTTTTTGTCCAACCGTAAAAAAATCCAAAGTCCGCCAAAACCGATCCATTTAAAACTGGGTAGTCCATTTTAACAACTCTAGATACGACTATCCTCTAAAAGCAACCTTATCACTAACTTAGCTTAAAGATATAACTATCTTAAATGGCTTTCATTTGGGTAATATGAACATCATCTCTCTAATGGAAAAGAGAAAATATAAGGGGAATCCTTATTATCATTAATATCACTACTCCTATAAATAATACTTTTTTATGTTTGTTTGCTTAATGACATAAGGTACATGGATAATATGGAAATCTAATATAATAATTACGAAAACTCTCAGTTTATCTTAGTTAGATTGGGCATATTTATTACTATTGAagattgaaaaaaagatttttccaTTTTCAATAGCACTCCCAAGGTAGAGAGATCTGCTCATAAATATATCATGTTGTATTTCAACaactctaatattaaaaaaaaacacaaacataagtAAAAGAAAATTTAAGAGATTTaaaagaattaggttaaaaaatcaTAGGTTTAAATGTACTTTTGGTTCCGTTAATTTAGACATTTTAAATTATTGACCCCCTATTAAAAAATTCAACTTTCTGGTCCCTTAATTTTACTTTTCTTGAAATTTTTATAGCCCCCTCCAGTTTTACATATGCGTCCTCTTCATTTATGACATGACACTTTGACTGTGGTGTCATGTCACTgactttgtttttaaaaataaacaagttttttaattaaaaaaaatatttaaaacgatTTTTATTAAACTTATCAATTTATACAATgttaataaaatctaaaaataaaaaaacatatcatTGTTCATGTTTCCAATCCCAATTCATCCTTCCTCAAAAACCCTAACCCCCTTTCACTAACTTCATCGTTTTCGATAATAATTGTCATTGTGTGCATCTTCATATTCGAAGCCCATTATCATCTTCGAATCAAGAATTATAAGACGTCACAACAATCTGTTTGTAGCCATGGAAGTAGATCTACAAACTGTTTGAGATACAAATGCAAGTGTGGTCTGGATGCTTCATTGACGACAATATGAACGGATGCAAATCTGGGTCACTATATCTATGGATGTGAGATATATAAGGTATTTTGAAATTTCAGCAATTTATTGGTGTTGTTATGAATTGCCATTTATTCATCTTCATGTCCATTGATGATTTCAGATTCAGGACTAAAAGAAATGCAATCACTTTATTTGGTTGGATGAAGACATGAATCATAGGGCAAAAGAATTAATCTCCGCATTACCAAAAAAAACCTAAATGAAGAGAAGGAAAATGTTAGTTCCTACaaagcaaaagaagaagaaacgaAGAAACAATTGAAGTTCAACTAGATGGTGATTTTTGTTATGTTGTTTGCATCAATTTgttcaacattaatgaaataaGTCTTAACCTTCTTCAGATTATTACCACTCTTTGGAATTTTCCTATCAATTGTCCTATTTCTTTTACAACTCCTCTTATTATGTCCCATAACTCTACATTTTACACATATTACCGTTGAAAGTCTCTTTGACAGTATATGACAATTTCTTGATTCATCATTTATCtcgtttctctattttttttgaacgACCTATAATTCTTTTTATCATTGATGGTACAAATGTATTCTATTCTAATCTCCTATAGAGCACAATTATGGTCCATTGGtaactttatttttttcttcacaaaATGCATCAAAGTTAGTAACTTTAACCTccaacaaattataaaaaaattattaattcataATTTGATATGTAATTTTGTAACTGATTTTTCAACGAAAAGGAGTAGTAGAGAGAGTAACAACTACCAAGAAGCGCCATTAACACAAAAAGCATTTAAACAAGGCCACCTCAACAagtctttcatttttctttctctttctgcggATCAAAACACATACACGTtccttctctctctttctctctttctctctttctcacTCACTCTTCAACACTCCAATTCACAATACTCACAAACCTAACAAGATGCGAATTCCGATCAACCACCGTTTCCAAAACCTCATCACACATTACTCCTCCAATTCCCGCCACGTCTCCACCTGTAGAGCCGTTCTTCTCACCGAGTTCGGCGGAACTCACAACCTCCACATTCAACCCGACGTCGAAGTCCCTCCTCTCAAACCTCACGAAGTCCTCGTCCGCTCTCGCGCCGTTTCCGTCAATCCTCTAGACACTCGAGTCAGCTTCTTTCATTCTTGCATAATTCCTcaatctttcttctttctttgttaACATACTCTTTAACGCTGTTTTGGTTTTGCAGAT is part of the Vicia villosa cultivar HV-30 ecotype Madison, WI linkage group LG2, Vvil1.0, whole genome shotgun sequence genome and encodes:
- the LOC131653452 gene encoding uncharacterized protein LOC131653452 codes for the protein MKKPKQTQMNPNWVQLKQKLNLNGSKASRTYDSEDDAPNSILGKRKERLNDDSDDCEVNPLDPVNDDASLTDAVAMDCEMVGVGQGNKSALARVSLVNKWGNVIYDEFVRPMERIVDYRTNISGIRPKDLKKAKDFSTAQKKVAELIHGRILVGHALSNDLKALLLSHPKKDIRDTSEYPPFLRPSGRVALRHLASEHLGAKIQTGEHCPVDDARAAMMLYQRNRREWEKSLKGNFRKQKKRKKNKDAKE